TAACTGTGCTAAATTTCACTTATTACTTTTTCAACAGACCTGTGTAGCTTTGGCCATCGTTGCCGTTGTCTTGGGAGCCCCCTCCCACCCACCATATGGCTACGCCCCTCAACCTTCTTATGAGGTGAGATTACAGCTTGATTCGACAGTGAAGATAAGAGGTTCTACATTAATTCATAGTGCCTCTTATTGTTGTTCTTTTCGTTAGGAAAATATCTTGCTTATAAAAGAAGATGAATAATAGAAATTGAGATAATAATTCTGGTAATTAAATATCTCTCCTtaaaatgataacagtaattcTCAGAACTtgactaaatttttaaaatcttccatttcAGGAGCCAGCCAAGTACGACTTCAACTACGCCGTGAAGGACGACTACTCCGGCAACGACTTCGGCCACGAAGAGGCCCGAGATGGCTACGACACtcagggatcctactacgtccTCCTCCCCGACGGTCGCCTGCAGAGGGTGTCCTACAACGTCAACGGAGACTCAGGTTTTGTGGCTGAAGTCACTTACGAGGGAGAGGCTCAGTACCCTGAGCACCACCCGGCGCCTTCTTATGCCTAATCTAATTACGAATTTTTCGACTCATCtgtatttatgaaatgtatttaaTAAACTCTGTCTTTATTAAACATTGTTTCCTTCTAATAATTACcatttaaaaactgaaagaaatttgtaGGCTTTCCAggtaaatgttgaaatattttattttattcttgtaagtTTTATACCactacctctctctttctctctctctctctcactaaatataataattaaagggaAATTTCATCAAACATTCTTTCACAAATAGATATGTTGCTCAGCTGAATACGCAAAAACATGtacaacagcttttttttttttattgaatcatgTTTCTGTGAAGGTAGATTAACATAGGTAACATTATTTGCAGACCTTAGGcaagaaaatgcattaaaattttaataatttgttcgaTATCCATGACGTCAGATCCTGATCAGTTTCTTGGCGCTTGGGCATCTCAGGAACccaattctttttttatgaaaaattttctttttttctgaatactTGATCTAATTAcaaatatcttttccatttttagttttctgaaaactaaaactattgtgccggctttgtctgtccgtcagcacttttttctgtccgcgctttttctgtccaccctttgaccttaaaaaccactgagggtagagggctgcaaattggtatgttgatcatccaccctccaatcatcaaacataccaaattgcagccctctagtctcagcagtttttattttatttaaggttaaatttagccatgatcgtgcttctagcaacgatttaggataggccaccaccgggcttcggttaaagtttcatgggccgcggctcacacagcattataccgagaccaccgaaagatagatctattttcgttggccttcattatacgctgtaagcggctgtacagaaaactcgattgcgccgaagaaaattcggctcatcttttacttgtttagagAGCAATTGATACTCTTGGTGCTACAGATCAAGTGAATAATAAATTTCTCACTGCAAATAAATTATCTTAAGAACTAGTAAGTATTTCCACGATACTAGGAGAGAACTTGTGTGTTTCCTTTGAAGCGCAACTGGATTACAGAGTTAACAAGTagatgtaaattattttcattcggAACGAGTCTCTCCTTTACGAAAACTTTCTTGTCAAACTTTTACTTGATAATGGTTTGAGGGGAGAACAATAGCATGAATAAGAATGTTTGATTAAGGTATCGTACAGTAAAATGGGAAACGTGGAGAACCAAAGGTCTCTCACACGGCTTTGCTAATTGTATGCTTTTACTTGTACCAGAGCAAACAGAGTATATTAATCTGCAACAGTGAATACCAGCACTGTTCGTGGAAGTATTATTTTCCTGCTTTGAAAATGAGCTATATTTATTCAATACACAGGCAAATAAATAAGAGCATGCACTTCCGCGAGCTCGTGTTCACAACACTTTTGAAACGATGAATTTTCGATAGAAAATCCAGTTGCTGAATAACAACTCTGAATAACTTActgggagaaagggaagggaCTCAAAAGGGAGCGTTGCAGATATTTCCATAATGGAATTATCCTACGTATTTCGccatcttttgaaataaaatccaGACCCGATCGTTCACCCCTCAGAAGGATAAcctattgtttttctttcagggaaTCCCAAGGTCTCGAGGAGCCCGTCTGCACAAAAAGTGTACATTTCCACTTAAAGCTTGTTTGTTGGGATCAAGGATGAATTTACAAAGGAGCTGGGGGAAGGAAAGAAAGCGTACGCGCAAAGTTGTTGATAAAGGGAAGTGGGAGAGAAAGACTACTGAAATGGCTGACGTTTGTGGGAAACTGGAAAGATACATTTCCAGATAtagtaaaatttcttttaaaaaattggatctttcctagatagtgatcccccCAAGGTTTTTGACCCGGTGTGTGTCCACTTTTGctgcgtgtttagcacaagcccttTTGGGGatgacagtaaaaacataaacaaaaaactgtaaatatcctaaagataatgaccctaaagaaaagatgcaaaaaaatgtTAGCTGGAAAAGCACTGAACGGTTTATGAAAGTGTAGTAGTggaaggaattaaaataaaattgaagtacCTCTCTCACAGCAGTTTCAATAGGATGTGATAGCCGAAGTAGATTGGGTTTATGGGTAAGTCCTGTTGGAAGATGTAAGAAAGACAGCAGGGGCATTGCAGAAGTAACCGACATCGAGAGAAGCAGGTAATTATTTAAGAAAGATATGGAAAATTCATCGAAGGAAAAACCATTGATGGCGCAGCAACTACCGTAAATTGCTACGGTATGACCACGAAGAATGTCAAGGAGAGAGATGACTAAGGGAAATTGATGAATACATTTTTCGTTCTCGAGGGAGAAAGGAGAAACGCGAGTACGTTGCAAGGAAGATGGAAATGGGGAAATATGAGTACGGAATGGCTAATCATATTAGAAATTAGACACCGCTCGATGGAACATGGGTGGATAAAACGAAGACCCTGTACGGGAAGCTAATACCTTAATGCACTGTGGAGAATTCGGTTTGACCTAAGGCTATAGAAATATAGTTGCCATATAGATGCTGGAATATCTTTCATAGTCGAATTCACctgaatttgatatatattctgaataatttcCGAGGGTATGAATTGCTTCACGAATCTTGTTTGTAGATGGACTGTTCTTTCTATTCCTACAAAATTGGCTGTATGTAAGAATAGtcacatgtatatgcataaatatgtattatacttCGAAATAAGTAACAAACATATAACCAGTATGTCTTGgtatatattaatactataaaTTATACAATTTCCGTGTATGCGAGGTAAAGTAAAATCCACAGGCAacgataattaaatttattaagcTTCCGAAAGGACCAACTCCCTTCTTTCTGGGTCTTCTGAGGAGGAAGGGAGTCGGTTCCttcgaaagctaaataaatttcatttccgTTCTCCGTGGGGTTCATTAATCCTATTCATTAACATTCGCACGCATTCGTATATGCAAATCTGCacagtatgtatacatgaatTCAGTTGTCCTTAGGAAGGGAAGGTAAACAATCATTTCAAAACATACTAGAGATATACGTGTTTCTATGAAACTTACTTGCACGATAAAGAGgcattgataaaaaatatatatatatatatatatatatatatatatatatatatatatatatatatatatatatatatatatatatatatatatatatatatatatatatatatatatatatatatatatacatatacataaaagaataattataatgttaTGGCTAGATTctcaaactttatatatacacaatcctTCTCGCAGGCTTCAAGCGTCACCTCCCCACCAGTCCAATTTTCCCATCCACTAACTTCTTCCGTCCCCTTTATTTGACCAATCCAAGACCCGTCCTCTCATTCCAAACTTCCATTACCCGCGCTGATAACCATAACGgccagtattttattattactggttCATATTTCTCTGTCGTCACTCCCTCTTAGATTTCGTTGCGCAGCTTCGTAATACTGTATAATGTTATCGGGCATTTTTCATCATTCGTCAGTTGTATGACTAAGCTTTTTTCGTTTATGACTGTTTGTCTATTTCACGAATATTTGCCCCAGTTTGATATTTGAACGGTGAATCATAATTCTCAATATTTGCCACTTGTAAACCTTTGGTTTCTAATGGCATGAGATTCCAAATTAATTGCGATGCATTTCGTCCTTACCTGAAACACCAAATGAATGATTCATCGCTAATTGCATTAGTGGAATTTGGAAAAGTAGTGTCCTTACAGCCATAGGATACCAGGCCTTCGAGGGTGTGCAGGAAAAATGAAATCACAAAGGATAatatagaaaaggaaagaaaattaagggAGGAAATGACTTCCTCGAAGTTCACCTCCTTTTGATCTTGCAGTCGTTCGCAGTGGGATGTAAAGGCTTTCAACTCCTTTATGACTGAAATAGAAAGAAATCGAGCATGCGAGACTGAAACGAAAATGTTATAAGTTCTTTTGCCGTCACGTGTTTTTAAAACACATCAGATTGGTTGTGAACGCTTAAgggaaaaaatctcataacgtctaTGTATTTGTAGTTAcattgttttcataatattttttattcttttgtagtgAGCATGACCTTGTGTATATGAAGCTGTACTATTTTTTAGCAAAGGTTTTTTTACGCATGCGTTATTGGTCGACGAAGACGAGCTCCTTATCATTAGATAACAAAATGGTTCTTTCTCTATCACGACATTGTCATGCAAAA
This genomic stretch from Macrobrachium rosenbergii isolate ZJJX-2024 chromosome 6, ASM4041242v1, whole genome shotgun sequence harbors:
- the LOC136839584 gene encoding pro-resilin-like, translated to MIAKTCVALAIVAVVLGAPSHPPYGYAPQPSYEEPAKYDFNYAVKDDYSGNDFGHEEARDGYDTQGSYYVLLPDGRLQRVSYNVNGDSGFVAEVTYEGEAQYPEHHPAPSYA